The genome window GCGGCCTCGTCGCCCGGGCTGATGAAGCGCGGCGTCGACAATTCGGCTACCACCGGTGCCGCCACCACCATCTCGGCCTGCGCGTTGCCGAAGCGGTCGGGCGTGAAGGCCGAGGCCATCAGGCGCAGCGTGCCGTTGAAGTCGGGCAGGTCCAGCGGAATCTGCGCCTCGCCCTGCTCGTCCAGCCGCACCGGACCGCTGAACAGGTCCACCAGCCGCACCTTCACCGGCATGCTGCGGGTGTCGCGCATCGCGGCATCCCCGCCCCATTTCAGCTTGCCCTGCGTGCCCTCCATCTTCTCGATCAGCTTGCCGTACAGGTCCAGCAGCTCCGGCGCGTAGCGATGCTTGCCGAAGAAGAAGTCGAAGGGATCGGGCGTCGCATAGCGCGTGATGTTCAGGATGCCGACGTCGACCGCGGACAGCGTCACGTACGCCTGCTGGCCCTGCCCGGCGTTGCCCACCTTGACCTTCACGGTGGTCCGCTTCTCGGGCAGCACCTTGGGCGGCGCGGCCAGCTCCACGGCCAGCTTGCGATCGTCGCGGGACAGCGGCAGGTAGACCAGGCCCAGCGCGCGTGCCGGCGTGACGCGATCGCCCTGGCTGCCGGGCCGGAATACGGTCACCGACACGTACAGGTCGTGGCGGCTCCAGTCCTTGCCGATGGGAATCTCGACCGTGGAGCCCGACGCCTTCACGCTGGTGCGCTGGCTCCACAGCATGGTGCCGCCCTCGACCGCGATCAGCGCCTCGCCGTCGTGGGGCGGCGTGATCGACAGCTTGACCGTCTCGCCCTCGCGCACCGGCGCGTGGTCCAGCTTGAGCTGCACCCGGTCCGGCCGGTTGCCCATTTCCTCGGCATCCTGCGCGCCCCAGCCGGCATAGAAGCGGTAGCGCAGCGTGTCGCCGTTTTCCGGATCGCTCAACTCCAGCCGGTAGCGTCCCCACTTGACCGGCACCCCGAACTTCACGCGATCGGGCAGCGCCAGCACGCGCGACTCGACCAGTTCCTCGGTTTCGGTGAAGCCGCTGTTCCAGCCGCGCTGGTCGTCGAAGCGCCAGTAGTACACCCGCTCCTCGCGGTACACCCGCAACTGCGCCTGCTTGAGCGGCACGACCTTGCCCTGCGGATCCGCGCGCACCGCCTCGAACTCGGCCATCGTCCCTTCGCGCGCGACGTCGCGGTCGAACAGCGGCCGCACGCCGATCAATGCCGGCGCCGGCCAGACGCTGCGCTCGATGGAACGCACGACGGGCCGGCCGCCCGACTCCAGCAGGCTGAAGCTTGCCTTCACCTTCATGGGCGAGGCGGTGCCGGACACATCCACCGGGACGGCAACCGCCGCCGCGCCCTTGTCGTCCAGCGTGGTCTCGTCCAGGTCGCGCCGCTGCTTGCGGTCGTCGTCGGCGAAATCGCCGAACAGGAAACCCGGCCATTGCTGCGGCAGCGCATAGCGGTCGCGATCGATGGACACCGTGCCCAGCAGCCGGTTGCCGGCCGCGGGCGCGCCGTACAGGTAGTCGCCCTGCACCTTCACGTTCAGGGGCCGGCCAGCCTCCAGCACGCCTTCGCGCGACTTCAGGTCCAGCTTCATGCGCTCGGGCAGGAACTCTTCCACCTGGAATTTCCACGAGGCATCGGCCGAGCGGGCCGCCGGGTCCAGGCGCGTCTCCAGCAGCCAGGTGCCCGTCTGCGCGTCGGCCGGCAGCTCGATGGCCTGGCGCACATAGCCCGGCACCTGCGCATCGGGCCGCCACAAGGCGGTGCGCACGGTACGGCCGTCGGGCCGCTTCAGCGTGGCCGTGACCGGCGCGGCCTGCACCGCCCGTCCGTCGGCGTCGCGCACCAGCACGGAAACGTCGAAGCGCTCGCCCGGCCGGTAGAGATCGCGGCCGGCGTAGACGAACAGCTTGTTGTCGCGGGACGGATAGCCGCCCACGTCGAATTCGGACAGGTCCAGCGCCGGCTCGGCCAGCGCCACCACGGACAGCTCCGCGCCCCGGCGCGCCAACAGGATGCGCGCGGCCTCGAAGCTGCCCGAAAACACGGCGCGCCCCTGCCCGTCGGCCTTGGCGCGGCCCAGCGACTTCGCGTTCGCGTCCAGCAGCTCGAACTCGACGTCGTCCATGGCCTTGCCGCTCTTGAGCGAGGTCGCGAACGCATCGAGCTGGCCGGCGTAGCGCCGCGTGTGCAGGCCGATGTCGCTGACGTAGAAATAGGTGACCTGGTATTCGTCGCGGAACCGTCCGGACTGGCTCATCACGGCCACGTAGATCCCGGGCTCCTTCAGTTCCTTGATGCCCTCGACCGGCAGGAAGGTGACATGGCGGCGATTGGCCTTGTCGTCGGTCAGGAAACGGCCGGCATAGACGCTGCGCGTCACATCCTTCAGGCGATCCAGGTCCCAGCTTCCCACCGTCCCCTTCAGGCTGCGGTTGCCGCTGTAGCGCCACTCGTCGTCTTCGTCGCTGTCGTCCTCGGCATCCGGGTCGGTCTTGGCGACGGGCCGGCGCACGCCCAGCACCTGTTCGAAGAAGCGGGGGAATTGCGCGGGATCGATGCGCAGGAACTGCACGTCGACCTCGGGCGTATTGACCGTGACCACCGGCAGCCCGCCGTTCTGGCCTGCGGGCAGCACCACGCCGCGGCTGGCGAAATAGAAGGACGGCGGCATGGCCTCGCTAGCCACTTCGCAGCCGAAGGCCTCGGGCAGCGCCTGCCCGCCCGCGCCCTTGACGGACTCGGGCACCGCGATCGCATAGCGGCGGTTCGGCTGGATGTAGGGGAAGTAGGCGACGCGCGGGTTGTCGCCCAGCGACCAGTCGCCCGCCACCGGTTTGCCTTCCGGCAGGGCCTGGCCGGGCTGCGGCTTGCCCAGGGTCTTGGCGGCCTCATCATCGCCGGAAGCGGCGCCCAGGTCCACCACCTGCAGCAGCTTGCCCAGCGACTGGCGGCGATCGAGCGGCTGCGAGAACGTCACGGCCAGCGCCAGCGACTCGTCGAACAGGCGCGTCCGGCATTCGAGCAACGTGAAGGGATCGGCACTGCCGACCAGCTCGGAAGCGGGCGGCTCGCCCCCTCCGCCGCCGGACTGCTTGCCCGCCCACCATGCGCCGCCCACCGCCGCGGCCAGCAATACCACGCCCGCGGCCCAGGCGGCCGCCTTTTTCCTGTCTGCCATGAAATCCCCCGGACACGCCTTCGTGCGTGCTTTCCGTAGCGCTATTAGAGGGTGAGAGCCCGCCTATTGTGAAGCATGGACTTCACAAAATTACATTTGGGCACCACTTGGCGGCGCGGCGCTTGCCGGGCCGGCGGATGGCCGATGATGAGGGTGCATGACTTCCTTGTGAAAGCGCAGCGCCATCGCATGGTAGAACGGCCGCGGGCAGAACTGCCGGGACACCAGCGACGCGACGAGCGTGGCCATCAGCAGGTGGAACATCAGGTCCTGGCTGCGCGTCATCTCCATGACGATCACGCTGGCCGTGATGGGCGCCTGGGTGGCCGCCGCCAGGAAAGCCGCCATCGACACCAGCGCCAGCGTGCGCGGATCGGCGGCGGGTCCGGCCAGTTGCACGATGTGTTCGCCCATGCCGGCGCCTATGGCCAGGGACGGCGTGAAGATGCCGCCGGGAATGCCGCACACGTACGAGGCCACGGTCGCCACCCACTTGGCGATACCGAACCAGGCGCTCTCGACGGGATGGCCGTTCAGCAGCGCGGCGGTCTGTTCATAGCCGGTACCGTAGGTGGCGCCTCCCGTCAGGCAGCCCAGCACCGCCACGACCAGGCCGCACAAGAAGGCTACCCGCACCGGATGGCGCTGCAGCCAGGGACGCCAGCGCGCGGGGGCCAGCCCGGTCACGCCGCGCACCATCGTGGCGGCGAACAGTCCGCCCATGGCGCCGTTCAGCACGCCGCTGGCCAGGGTCCAGCCCCACGATCCCTGGACGAACCCGGCCGCCGCCGCGGCATGAAAATAAGGATTGTTGCCGGCGATCGCCAGCGCGATGAAACCCGACGCCAGCACGCCCGACAGCGCCAGGCGGTTCCAGCGCACGGCGGCGCCCCGCCCCAGCTCCTCGATGGCGAACACCACCCCGGCCAACGGCGTGTTGAATGCCGCGGCCAGGCCGCCGGCGGCGCCCGCGGCAATCAGCTCGTTCGCCCGGAACTCCAGCTTGACGCCTATCCGCTCCTGCCAGAACCGGCCCCAGGCCAGCATGGCCGCCGCGCCCACCTGCACCGAAGGTCCTTCGCGCCCCACCGAGGCACCCGCCAGCAGCGCCACGGCGGTCAAGGGAATCTTCCAGAGCGCCTGCCGCAGCGACACCAGCCCCGAGGAGGCGATGGGTGCCGGTATGGAAGTGGCCGCGATCACCTGGGGGATGCCGCTGCCCCGCGCCATCGGCGCGAGCCGCAAGGTCAACCAGCGCAGGCCCGCCATCGCCAGCGGGATGACCACCAGCGCGGCCCACGGCGCGGCCGAGGTCCAGTGGCGGTTCCACTCCAGCGCGATCTCGGCCAGCCAGGCGAACGCCAGCGACAGCAAGGCCACCACCGCCGCCCCGCACAGGACGAGCGCGTAGCGGAAGGTCTTGCGCGACACCCGCAGGACCTGCCGGCCCTTGCGTCGCACGGTGATGGAGGCCTGGTCGCGCCAGGGCACTGAGCGTCGGACTTTCATGGAGGCGAAGCAATGAGAAAATGCCCCCACGCTTGCCGCTTCGCGGTGGCGCTGCCCCCAAGGGGGCGTTTTTCACCTTGGGGCGGGGCAATGAAAAACGCGCGCTGAGCATTCAAGCCTGAGCTTGCGACAGCGCGCGTCATGCGGCGGCCCCGCGGGGCCGCGACGGGAATCAGCCCAGGTTCTTGGCCACGAATTCCCAGTTCACGATGCCCCAGAAGCTCTCGAGGTACTTCGGACGGGCATTGCGGTAATCGATGTAGTAGGCGTGTTCCCACACATCACAGGTCAGCAGCGGGGTGTCGCCAGTGGTGAGCGGGTTGCCCGCGGCGCCGGTGTTGACGATGTCGATCGAGCCATCGGCCTTCTTGACCAGCCAGGTCCAGCCCGAACCGAAGTTGGCGGCGGCCTGCTTGTTGAAGGTGTCCTTGAAGGCGTCGAAGCTGCCCCACTTGGCATTGATGGCGTCGGCCAGCTTGCCGGCGGGCGGCGTGCTCTTGGGCGTCAGGCAGTTCCAGTAGAAGGAGTGGTTCCAGTGCTGGGCGGCGTTGTTGTAGATGCCGCCGGACGACTTCTTGACGATGTCCTCGAGCGAGGCGTTCTCGAACTCGGTGCCCTTGATGAGGTTGTTCAGATTGGTGACGTAGGTCTGGTGGTGCTTGCCGTGGTGGTACTCCAGCGTTTCCTTGGAGATGGTGGGGGCCAAGGCGTCCTGGGGATACGGCAATTGCGGAAGAGTGTGTTCCATCTGAGCTCCTGCTTCTGGTTGGGAGGTTTGCGGGGGCATTTTATCGGCAAGTATGCCGCTTGGCCCGGAAGTCCCCGCGTTACGCAAGGTTAACGCGCCAGGGCGACGCAGTCATGTCATGCCCTGGCGGCCGCGCGGATTCTGGCCGTCACACCAGCCCGCGATCGGCTTCGACCGCCGTCACCGAGGCCTGGGCCGCGCCTTCGGCGAAGCGGAGGTCGAGTCGGGCGCCAGGCTGCAAGCTGCGTGCCTGCCGAACGATGCCGCCCTGCTCGTCGCGCACGATGGCATAGCCGCGCGCCAGCGTCTGCTCGGGCCCGAGCGCGCGCAGATGCGCGGCATGCGAGGCCAGCCGCTGCTGCAGGCGGGCGAGCTGGTACGCCTGGCACTGCCGCACGCGCCGCGCCAGGTCGTCCACCCGCGCCGACAGCCGCGCGGGATCGGGCAACTGGGCGATCAGCCGCTGCCGCAACAGGCCGACCTCGGCCTCGCGGTCGCGCTGGGCGCCGGTCCAGGCCGCGTCCAGGCCGCGCACCAGCGCGGCCAGCCGCTCCTGCTGCCGCGCCAGGCGTTCACGCGGGGAAATCAACTGCGCCGCCGCCCGGTCCAGCCGCTGCCCGGCCTGCTCGAGGCGGCGTCGCTGCGCCCGCCGCAGGTCCTGGGCCGCCTGGCGCAGGCGCGCCAGCCACTGTTCGCGCGGCAGGCCCGCCATCTCGGCCGCCGCCGTGGGCGTGGGCGCCCGCAGATCGGCGGCGAAATCGGCGATGGTGAAGTCGGTCTCGTGGCCGACGCCGCTGATGACGGGGATCGCACTGGCGACGATGGCCCGCGCCAGCCCTTCATGGTTGAACGCCCACAGGTCCTCGATGCTGCCGCCGCCGCGCACCAGCAACAGGGTATCGACCTCGGCGCGCCGGTTCGCGAGCGCGATGGCCTGCGCCAGCCGCGGGCCGGCCTCGTCGCCCTGGACCGGAGCCGGATAGATCACCACCCGGGCGTGCGGCACCCGCCGCGCCAGCGCCGTCAATACGTCGCGCAGCGCCGCCGCCTGCAACGAGGTGACGACACCCAGCGCGCGCGGCACGGCCACCGGCGTGCGCTTGCGGGCCGGATCGAACAGTCCCTCGGCCGACAGCTTTTCCTTCAACCGCAGGAAGGCCTCGAACAGATCGCCCTGGCCGGCCCGGCGCATGGCCTCGACCTGCAACTGGTAGTCGCCGCGCGGTTCGTACAGCGATACCCGGGCCCGGATCTCGATGCGGTCGCCTTCGCGGGGCGTGAAGCCCACCAGCATGGCCCGACCGCGGAACATCACGCCGCGCGCGGCGGCGCCGCCGTCCTTGAGCGTGAAATACCAATGGCCGGAAGCCGCCGCGGTGAAATTCGACACCTCACCCCTCACCCATACCAGGGGAATGTTGCGCTCCAACAAGCCCGCCACCGCGCGGTTTAGCTGGGAGATAGTCAGAATCCCCCGCGAGAAATCGTCATGTGCGGACGCAAAACCAGAATTCATGAGGGTTTCCAGGCAAGAAGCTTTCCACAGGCTTGAAAACTATGGTTGTCAAGTAATTTCTCTGTCACAGACGGCATTATTTTCTTATAAGCCATTGATTTGATTGATTTTTTGACTTCACCAGCCACTGAATCAAAAGCGGGCATCCTAGCAAGAACCGCATATTCCGTGGCCCCGGGCCAAGTTACACACATAATTATCCACAGATTCTGTGGATACTTTCCGGCCGGCGACTTGCCCTCGTCCGTCCGCGCCCGTACATTCTCGCCTTCATCGAAAAGGAGAGGTTTCTTGCTCGCCATCGTCCGCGAGGCCGGCTGGCCCATCTGGCCGCTGATCGCCACTTCGTTCATCGCGCTGACGCTCATCGTCGAACGCCTGCTTGCCCTGCGCCGCAGCAGGATCGCCCCGCCCAGGTTGCTGGAAGACGTCCTGGCCCTGGTGCAGAAACGGCGCATCACCCCCGAGATCGTGACCCGGCTCGAAGCCGATTCGCCGCTGGGCCGCATCCTGGCCACGGGACTGCGCAACGCCCACCGCTCGCGCCCCGCGCTCAAGGACGCGCTCGAGCAATCGGGCGAGACGGTCGCGCACAACCTGAACCGCTACGTCGGCGCGATCGGCACCATCGCCGCGGTGGCGCCGCTGATGGGCCTGTTCGGCACCGTGGTCGGCATGATCGAGATCTTCGGCTCGTACGCGCCGGCCGGCAGCGACCCCGCGCAACTGGCGCACGGCATCTCGGTCGCACTGTACAACACGGGGCTGGGCATTTTCATCGCCATTCCCGCCATGATCTTCTACCGCTATTTCCGCGCCCGCATCACCGACAGCCTGCACGACCTGGAACGGGCCGCCGCCCGCCTGGCCGACAGCCTGCAAGCCGAGTGATGCCGCCCGGCGCCCAGCCATGAACTTCCGCCGCCACCTCGAGACCGACGAACCCGACATCAACCTGATCCCGCTGATCGACGTCCTGCTGGTCATCCTGATCTTCCTGGCCGCCAGCACGTCCTTCTCGCGCTTCAGCCAGTTGTCCGTGCGCCTGCCCGACGCCGCCGCCCAGTCCGCCGAAGCAGCCGCGGGCCTGACCGTCACGGTCGCCGCCGACGGCCGCTACGCGCTCAACGGCAAGGCGCTGCCCATCACCGACGCCGACCAGTTGTCCGAGGCGCTGCGCAAGGCGGCGGCCGGACGGGACGATCCCTCGCTGGTGATCGACGCGGACGCCTCGGCCACCCACCAGGCCGTGGTGCGGGCCATGGAAGCGGCGGGGCGCGCCGGCATCTCGCGCATAGGATTCACCACGCAGGCCGCGCCCGCGGGATCGGGCAGATGACGCCGGGCCCGGCCCTGCGCACCGTGCTGCAGCGCCAGTGGCAGACGGGCGGATGGCTGTCGTGGCTGCTTGCCCCCCTGTCCCTGCTGGCCGCCGCTGCCGTCGCCGCCAAGCGCCTCGCCTACCGGGCAGGCTGGCGACGGGCCGAGCGGGTAGGCGTGCCGGTCGTCGTGGTCGGCAACGTCTATGTCGGCGGCACCGGGAAGACCCCCTTCATCGTGGCCGCGGCGCACGCGCTGCGGGCGCGCGGCCGCCATCCCGGCGTGATCAGCCGCGGCTACGGCGTGCGGGTCGGCCCCGCCCCCCGCGTGGGCTGCGGCCGGCTGGATCCCGCGGACTTCGGCGACGAACCGGCCTTGATCGCGCACCAGGCGGACGTCCCGGTGGCCGTCCATCCCCGCCGCGCCGACGCCGCCCGCGCCCTGCTGGCGGCGCATCCCCATGTCGACGTGATCCTGTCCGACGACGGCCTGCAGCACCTGGCGCTGGCCCGCGACGTGGAAATCGTGGTGCAGGACGAACGCGGCATCGGCAACGGCCGGCTGCTGCCCGCCGGCCCGCTGCGCGAGCCGGCCTCGCGCCTGCGCGGCGTGGACGCGATCGTCACCAATCGCAGCGGCGGCACGTCCGGCGCCCTGCCCGCCGCGCCGGACGGCGTGCGCGCGGTGGACATGGACCTCGTCATCGACGGCGCCTGGCGCGTGGCCGACGGCAAGCGCCTGCCGCTGGCGGAGCTGGGCTCGATGCCTCGTATCGCCGCCGTGGCGGGCATCGGCAATCCCGAGCGCTTCTTCGCCACGCTGCGCCGCGCCGGCATCCGGCTGGACACCACGCTGGGCCTGCCCGACCACTATGATTACACCCGCTCGCCGTTCGCCGCGATCGAGGCCGATATCATCCTCGTCACCGACAAGGACGCCGTAAAATGTCCGGCTGCGGACGACCCGCGCGTGTGGGCCGTCACGGTTTCGGCGCATTTGTCCGACCCCGCGTTCTTCGATTGGCTGGAAACCCGACTCCATGGACATACGCCTGCTTGACATCCTGGTCTGCCCGCTCTGCAAGGGCCCGCTGCGCCACGATCGCGCCGCGCACCTGCTAGGCTGCCGCACCGACCGCCTGAGCTTCCCCATCCGCGACGGCATCCCGGTCATGCTCGAATCCGAGGCCCAGCCGTGGCAGGACGAATCCGATGCCCCGGCCGCCGAGGCGCCCCATGCCTGATCCGGCCGACTTCACCGCCATCATCCCGGCGCGCGCCGCTTCCACGCGCCTGCCGGGCAAGATGCTGGCGGACATCGGCGGCGTCCCCATGATCGTCCGCGTCGCGCGGCAGGCGCAGGCCAGCGGCGCATCGCGCATCCTGGTGGCGACCGACGACGCCGCCATCCGCGACGCCGTGCGCGCCCACGGCTTCGACAGCCTGATGACCCGCGTCGACCATCCGACCGGCACCGACCGGCTGGCCGAAGCCTGCGATGCGCTCGAACTCGACGACACGCAGATCGTGGTCAACATCCAGGGCGACGAGCCGCTGATCGATCCCGCGCTGGTCGCCCACGTGGCCCAGACGCTGGACCGCCACAGCGCGGCGGCCATCGCCACGGCGGCGCATCCCATCGACACCGCCGACGAATTGTTCAACCCCAACTTCGTGAAGGTCGTCTGCGGCGCCGACGGCCATGCCCTGTATTTCTCGCGCGCCCCCATCCCCTGGGCCCGCGATGCGCTGGCCGGCGGCGAGCGCGTCTTCGCGCCCGGCCTGCCCGCCCTGCGCCACATCGGGCTCTACGCCTACCGCGTCGGCTTCCTGCGCCGCTTCCCCACGCTGCCCCAGGGCCGCCTGGAACGCTGGGAGTCGCTCGAGCAATTGCGCGCGCTCGAGCACGGCTACGCCATCCAGGTCCACGTCACGCCGCAGGCCCCCGCGCCCGGCGTCGACACGGCCGCCGATCTCGAATTCGTGCGGCGGCTGGTGGACGCCCAAGGCTGATTTGACCGGCGCCGCGCGCTTGAGGTAAGTTTGGGGGCACTCGTGCCTGAAACACGCGGCCATAGGGGGGTCGGCATACCGACATCGACCGCATGCCGCAGCGCATCGGCCTTCATCACCATCCCGGCGACTCGCTCGCAGCCTGGACCCTGATGGGCCGGGCCAGCGGTGTGTGCGCCGGTAGCGCCGCAGGCCAAGAACACCAACTCAATCAGGAAGCATCAATGCGTCTAATCTTGCTCGGAGCGCCCGGCGCCGGCAAAGGCACCCAGGCCGCGTTCCTCAAGGACCGCTACGGCATTCCCCAGATATCCACCGGCGACATGCTGCGGGCCGCAGTCAAGGCCGGCACGCCCCTGGGCATCGAAGCCAAGAAAGTCATGGATGCCGGCGGACTGGTCTCCGACGACATCATCATCGGCCTCGTCCAGGACAGGCTGAAGGAAGCGGACTGCGCCAACGGCTACCTGTTCGACGGATTTCCCCGCACGATTCCCCAGGCCGAGGCGCTGCGCTCGGCCGGCGTGTCGCTGGATTTCGTGGTCGAGGTGGACGTCCCCGAGGAAGAGATCATCGAACGCATGAGCGGCCGCCGCGTGCACCTGGCCAGCGGCCGCACCTACCACCTGCGCTTCAATCCGCCCAAGAACGCCGGCGTCGACGACGTCACGGGCGAACCGCTCGTCCAGCGCGACGACGACAAGGAAGAGACCGTGCGCAAGCGTCTCGAGGTCTATCGCCAGCAGACCCGGCCGCTGGTCGACTATTACTCGCAGTGGGCCGCCGAAGGCGATGCGAAGGCGCCCCGCTATCGCAAGATCTCCGGTGTCGGCTCGGTCGACGAGATCAAGACCCGCCTGTTCGATGCGTTGAAATAAAGCCCCCCCGTACGCGCTTACGCGCGCCCCCCAGGGGGCGAAACCGGCGGACTGGCAAAGCCAGATCCGCGGTTTCCCCGGTCTGGGTGGAGGTGGGGTTGGGTCGGGTGCGGTAACTGCTTCACTGTTTTTGTTTGCTCGGTAGTTTTTGAAACTTTCGTAGTTGAACAAAAGGAGGAGTTGCATGGCAACCGGTCTGTCCTTTGCGCTCGTATGCGGCCTTCTGGCCGTCGCGTTCGGCGCGATTTCCACCTTCTGGATTCTCAAGCAGGAAAGCGGGAACACCCGCATGGTGGAAATCGCGACGGCCGTGCAGCAGGGCGCTCAAGCCTATCTCGCCCGTCAGTACACGACCATCGCCATCGTCGGCGTGGTGCTGTTCATCGTCATCGGCCTCGTGCCCGGCCTGGGTTGGCCGTGCGCACTGGGCTTCGCAGTGGGCGCCGTGCTTTCCGGCGCCGCGGGCTTCATAGGCATGAACGTCTCGGTGCGCGCCAACGTGCGTACCGCCCAGGCTGCCACGCGGGGCTTGAACGAAGCCCTGACCGTCGCCTTCCGCGGCGGCGCCATCACCGGCATGCTGGTGGTGGGGCTGGGGCTGACCGGCATCACCGTGCTGCTGTGGGTATTGCTGGGCACCAACCTGTCGGGCGCCGATGGCGCCGGGCTGCACGAGCAGTTGCAGCCGCTGATCGGCCTGGCCTTCGGCTCGTCGCTGATTTCCATCTTCGCCCGGCTGGGCGGCGGCATCTTCACCAAAGGCGCCGACGTGGGCGCCGACCTGGTGGGCAAGGTCGAGGCCGGCATCCCTGAGGACGATCCGCGCAACCCCGCCGTCATCGCCGACAACGTCGGCGACAACGTGGGAGACTGCGCCGGCATGGCGGCCGACCTGTTCGAGACCTATGCCGTCACCATCGTCGCCA of Pigmentiphaga sp. H8 contains these proteins:
- a CDS encoding biopolymer transporter ExbD, producing MNFRRHLETDEPDINLIPLIDVLLVILIFLAASTSFSRFSQLSVRLPDAAAQSAEAAAGLTVTVAADGRYALNGKALPITDADQLSEALRKAAAGRDDPSLVIDADASATHQAVVRAMEAAGRAGISRIGFTTQAAPAGSGR
- a CDS encoding MotA/TolQ/ExbB proton channel family protein; translation: MLAIVREAGWPIWPLIATSFIALTLIVERLLALRRSRIAPPRLLEDVLALVQKRRITPEIVTRLEADSPLGRILATGLRNAHRSRPALKDALEQSGETVAHNLNRYVGAIGTIAAVAPLMGLFGTVVGMIEIFGSYAPAGSDPAQLAHGISVALYNTGLGIFIAIPAMIFYRYFRARITDSLHDLERAAARLADSLQAE
- a CDS encoding superoxide dismutase — its product is MEHTLPQLPYPQDALAPTISKETLEYHHGKHHQTYVTNLNNLIKGTEFENASLEDIVKKSSGGIYNNAAQHWNHSFYWNCLTPKSTPPAGKLADAINAKWGSFDAFKDTFNKQAAANFGSGWTWLVKKADGSIDIVNTGAAGNPLTTGDTPLLTCDVWEHAYYIDYRNARPKYLESFWGIVNWEFVAKNLG
- the xseA gene encoding exodeoxyribonuclease VII large subunit, with the protein product MNSGFASAHDDFSRGILTISQLNRAVAGLLERNIPLVWVRGEVSNFTAAASGHWYFTLKDGGAAARGVMFRGRAMLVGFTPREGDRIEIRARVSLYEPRGDYQLQVEAMRRAGQGDLFEAFLRLKEKLSAEGLFDPARKRTPVAVPRALGVVTSLQAAALRDVLTALARRVPHARVVIYPAPVQGDEAGPRLAQAIALANRRAEVDTLLLVRGGGSIEDLWAFNHEGLARAIVASAIPVISGVGHETDFTIADFAADLRAPTPTAAAEMAGLPREQWLARLRQAAQDLRRAQRRRLEQAGQRLDRAAAQLISPRERLARQQERLAALVRGLDAAWTGAQRDREAEVGLLRQRLIAQLPDPARLSARVDDLARRVRQCQAYQLARLQQRLASHAAHLRALGPEQTLARGYAIVRDEQGGIVRQARSLQPGARLDLRFAEGAAQASVTAVEADRGLV
- a CDS encoding chloride channel protein gives rise to the protein MKVRRSVPWRDQASITVRRKGRQVLRVSRKTFRYALVLCGAAVVALLSLAFAWLAEIALEWNRHWTSAAPWAALVVIPLAMAGLRWLTLRLAPMARGSGIPQVIAATSIPAPIASSGLVSLRQALWKIPLTAVALLAGASVGREGPSVQVGAAAMLAWGRFWQERIGVKLEFRANELIAAGAAGGLAAAFNTPLAGVVFAIEELGRGAAVRWNRLALSGVLASGFIALAIAGNNPYFHAAAAAGFVQGSWGWTLASGVLNGAMGGLFAATMVRGVTGLAPARWRPWLQRHPVRVAFLCGLVVAVLGCLTGGATYGTGYEQTAALLNGHPVESAWFGIAKWVATVASYVCGIPGGIFTPSLAIGAGMGEHIVQLAGPAADPRTLALVSMAAFLAAATQAPITASVIVMEMTRSQDLMFHLLMATLVASLVSRQFCPRPFYHAMALRFHKEVMHPHHRPSAGPASAAPPSGAQM
- the lpxK gene encoding tetraacyldisaccharide 4'-kinase, producing MTPGPALRTVLQRQWQTGGWLSWLLAPLSLLAAAAVAAKRLAYRAGWRRAERVGVPVVVVGNVYVGGTGKTPFIVAAAHALRARGRHPGVISRGYGVRVGPAPRVGCGRLDPADFGDEPALIAHQADVPVAVHPRRADAARALLAAHPHVDVILSDDGLQHLALARDVEIVVQDERGIGNGRLLPAGPLREPASRLRGVDAIVTNRSGGTSGALPAAPDGVRAVDMDLVIDGAWRVADGKRLPLAELGSMPRIAAVAGIGNPERFFATLRRAGIRLDTTLGLPDHYDYTRSPFAAIEADIILVTDKDAVKCPAADDPRVWAVTVSAHLSDPAFFDWLETRLHGHTPA
- a CDS encoding alpha-2-macroglobulin, which gives rise to MADRKKAAAWAAGVVLLAAAVGGAWWAGKQSGGGGGEPPASELVGSADPFTLLECRTRLFDESLALAVTFSQPLDRRQSLGKLLQVVDLGAASGDDEAAKTLGKPQPGQALPEGKPVAGDWSLGDNPRVAYFPYIQPNRRYAIAVPESVKGAGGQALPEAFGCEVASEAMPPSFYFASRGVVLPAGQNGGLPVVTVNTPEVDVQFLRIDPAQFPRFFEQVLGVRRPVAKTDPDAEDDSDEDDEWRYSGNRSLKGTVGSWDLDRLKDVTRSVYAGRFLTDDKANRRHVTFLPVEGIKELKEPGIYVAVMSQSGRFRDEYQVTYFYVSDIGLHTRRYAGQLDAFATSLKSGKAMDDVEFELLDANAKSLGRAKADGQGRAVFSGSFEAARILLARRGAELSVVALAEPALDLSEFDVGGYPSRDNKLFVYAGRDLYRPGERFDVSVLVRDADGRAVQAAPVTATLKRPDGRTVRTALWRPDAQVPGYVRQAIELPADAQTGTWLLETRLDPAARSADASWKFQVEEFLPERMKLDLKSREGVLEAGRPLNVKVQGDYLYGAPAAGNRLLGTVSIDRDRYALPQQWPGFLFGDFADDDRKQRRDLDETTLDDKGAAAVAVPVDVSGTASPMKVKASFSLLESGGRPVVRSIERSVWPAPALIGVRPLFDRDVAREGTMAEFEAVRADPQGKVVPLKQAQLRVYREERVYYWRFDDQRGWNSGFTETEELVESRVLALPDRVKFGVPVKWGRYRLELSDPENGDTLRYRFYAGWGAQDAEEMGNRPDRVQLKLDHAPVREGETVKLSITPPHDGEALIAVEGGTMLWSQRTSVKASGSTVEIPIGKDWSRHDLYVSVTVFRPGSQGDRVTPARALGLVYLPLSRDDRKLAVELAAPPKVLPEKRTTVKVKVGNAGQGQQAYVTLSAVDVGILNITRYATPDPFDFFFGKHRYAPELLDLYGKLIEKMEGTQGKLKWGGDAAMRDTRSMPVKVRLVDLFSGPVRLDEQGEAQIPLDLPDFNGTLRLMASAFTPDRFGNAQAEMVVAAPVVAELSTPRFISPGDEAAIALDVTNLSGAPQTLTVNLEGLDPVRIRGGSQSVNLAHQQRATLRFVAEATGAYGLGRLRLTVDGQGGANPIRIVRESLLQVQPPVAATRDVRRVRLGQGESLKLESSWIDKLYPDSASASVAISNKPPFNVKRLVQGLLDYPYGCLEQTASAAYPHVFIGEDEARAWGLTPRTRAERERMIEGAVGRIAGMQKAGGGFALWGDGAQEIWLSAYVASFLQDARTAGFNVPDLVSRRASDWLLAQLQQSSANFPSLPQNLLAQLAAGPGQRLRDNDYNLLRDSHRRFAELANAAYVLAREQKAPLSTLRVLYDNYRDRSRSPLPLVHLGIALKLMGDETRARSAFDEAMTRGYGIDANRYGGYGEWLGDYGSALRDYAMSYALMMQHQIDHPRREALLGDVAGRLGSRSYLSTQEQLALFLAARAAGGVAGAQWTATLRTGQGEQQLSSRDTEARSFTAAQLAAGVDIVNTQADPLFVEVDVQGYPRQAEAPRASGVTIARSWYESDGRPWNGRPLQTGEMLIVKLDVASGRRIEDALVVDRVPAGFEVENMNLSQGPDMADWKVGGVQVSEALNDTRIKHREYRDDRYVAAVSIQGPVTVFYRVRVVTPGRFVVPAPVVEDMYRPEVRAVGASSGPLVVNDPRGGAR